From one Nocardioides yefusunii genomic stretch:
- a CDS encoding O-antigen ligase family protein: protein MNTSASSTARVRTEPPDRQARRTPDSVATPVPTRSGPVERTSPARRSTSARVLSRPDPERRRGTSELPAWPVVSMFAGFPLWWMLGLADLIWIAMAFPMTLLMVRYRQVRSPRGFGLYLLFLVWVALSASQLDRAGQAIGYGYRFALYVSAGVLLVYAYNARRRLSAQMLTGAMTGYWLATTLGGYMALLWPSLVVRTPLAHLLPGALLNNDLVNHMVVRRMTQWNPDGWAQLDPRPSAPFLYTNNWGNVYSLVMPFVVAYLFHVRGTKRFWLVLAMVPVSMVPAFLTLNRGMFLGLGVAVVYACFRLALMRNVKAIAAVALVAVVGGGLFAVMPAQDRMEHRVTESSSTEDRASLYVQALDTIPGSPVFGYAAPIEASNPNLDPVGTQGQFWMILVSHGVGAVALFVLWFVVAFVSSWRRLDVTGMAAHTVLLVGTMELLYYGALPYGLPILMVAAALALRPDYPISGTSASGARTRASSRLR from the coding sequence GTGAACACGAGTGCGTCCTCGACCGCACGGGTCCGCACCGAGCCCCCCGACCGGCAGGCTCGGAGGACGCCCGACTCCGTCGCGACGCCCGTCCCCACCCGGTCCGGACCAGTGGAACGCACCTCCCCGGCCAGGCGCAGCACGTCAGCCCGGGTCCTGTCCCGTCCCGACCCCGAACGTCGTCGCGGCACCAGCGAACTGCCGGCGTGGCCGGTGGTGTCGATGTTCGCCGGATTCCCACTGTGGTGGATGCTCGGCCTGGCCGACCTGATCTGGATCGCGATGGCGTTCCCGATGACGTTGCTGATGGTGCGGTACCGACAGGTCCGGAGCCCACGCGGGTTCGGGCTGTACCTGCTGTTCCTGGTGTGGGTGGCGCTCTCGGCGTCGCAGCTGGACCGGGCCGGTCAGGCGATCGGGTACGGCTACCGGTTCGCGCTGTACGTCTCGGCCGGTGTGCTGCTGGTCTACGCCTACAACGCCCGACGTCGGTTGAGTGCGCAGATGCTCACCGGGGCGATGACGGGCTACTGGCTGGCCACGACGTTGGGCGGCTACATGGCCTTGCTGTGGCCTTCGCTGGTGGTCCGCACCCCGCTGGCCCATCTGCTGCCGGGGGCACTGCTGAACAACGACCTCGTCAACCACATGGTGGTGCGTCGGATGACGCAGTGGAACCCGGACGGCTGGGCCCAGCTGGACCCGCGTCCCAGCGCCCCGTTCCTGTACACGAACAACTGGGGCAACGTGTACTCGCTCGTCATGCCGTTCGTGGTCGCCTACCTCTTCCACGTCCGGGGCACCAAGCGGTTCTGGTTGGTGCTGGCGATGGTTCCGGTCTCGATGGTGCCGGCGTTCCTCACCCTCAACCGCGGCATGTTCCTGGGGTTGGGGGTCGCGGTGGTCTACGCGTGCTTCCGGTTGGCGCTGATGCGCAACGTGAAGGCGATCGCCGCGGTGGCGCTGGTCGCCGTCGTCGGCGGAGGGTTGTTCGCGGTGATGCCGGCCCAGGACCGAATGGAACACCGGGTGACGGAGTCCTCCTCCACCGAGGACCGAGCCTCGCTCTACGTCCAGGCACTCGACACGATTCCGGGATCGCCGGTCTTCGGCTACGCGGCACCGATCGAGGCGAGCAATCCCAACCTCGACCCGGTCGGTACCCAGGGACAGTTCTGGATGATCCTGGTCTCCCACGGCGTCGGGGCGGTGGCGCTCTTCGTGCTGTGGTTCGTCGTGGCCTTCGTGTCGTCGTGGCGCAGGCTCGACGTGACCGGCATGGCGGCGCACACCGTGCTGCTGGTGGGGACGATGGAGCTGCTCTACTACGGCGCGCTCCCCTACGGACTGCCGATCCTGATGGTCGCTGCCGCATTGGCCCTGAGGCCCGACTACCCAATCTCGGGTACCTCTGCCAGCGGGGCCCGCACACGTGCCTCGTCCCGCC